One genomic window of Candidatus Minimicrobia sp. QA0096 includes the following:
- the greA gene encoding transcription elongation factor GreA → MKKTYQITESGKADLEKELAELKGRRGEIAEKIAAARDFGDLSENAEYDAAREEQGLVETRILEIEDILQNAEIIKSSGSSSVGLGSTVELQCPEKTVTYTVVGPVEADPLAGRISDQSPIGKELIGKKIGDEVTIKTPKAEITYIIKSIS, encoded by the coding sequence ATGAAAAAAACTTATCAAATTACAGAATCTGGTAAAGCTGATTTAGAAAAAGAATTGGCAGAGTTGAAAGGCCGACGTGGTGAAATTGCTGAAAAAATTGCGGCAGCGCGAGACTTTGGCGATTTGAGTGAAAACGCGGAATATGACGCTGCACGCGAAGAGCAAGGCTTGGTGGAAACGCGAATTTTGGAAATTGAAGATATTCTGCAGAACGCCGAAATTATTAAATCCAGCGGCAGCTCAAGTGTTGGTTTGGGTAGTACAGTTGAATTGCAATGTCCAGAGAAAACTGTGACTTATACGGTTGTCGGTCCAGTTGAGGCCGATCCATTGGCTGGACGAATCTCAGATCAGTCGCCAATTGGTAAAGAATTGATTGGTAAGAAAATCGGCGATGAAGTTACAATTAAAACTCCAAAAGCCGAAATTACTTACATTATTAAGTCGATATCTTAA